The following coding sequences lie in one Nakaseomyces glabratus chromosome K, complete sequence genomic window:
- the ENA5 gene encoding putative Na(+)-exporting P-type ATPase ENA5 (CAGL0K12034g~Na(+)-ATPase with broad substrate specificity; plays a role in sodium detoxification; highly upregulated by increased osmotic pressure or sodium concentration): MTNGQIDFEFSDYHALSVEDTCARLVTDSSKGISPEEFQARLAQCGENSLGDDAKIDYKAMLIHQICNAMILVLIISMIISFAIRDWITGGVICFVIGINVIIGLIQEYKASKTMNALRALSSPNAHVIRNGNSEVVDSTDVVPGDLVVVKVGDTIPADLRLVSQQNFETDEALLTGESLPVSKDANEIFDDETPVGDRINLAFSSSTVVKGRAQGIAIKTGLNTEIGKIAKSLRGGNELISRDPAKTWYQNAWISTKRTVGAFLGTTQGTPLHRKLSKLAVLLFWIAVVFAIVVMASQKFDVDRGVAIYAVCVALSMIPSSLVVVLTITMSVGAAVMASRNVIIRKLDSLEALGAVNDICSDKTGTLTQGKMIAKQIWVPKFGTLQVVGSNEPLNPEKGDINFIPNLSPYEYSHNETEDVGIMQNFKDKYEGKSIPGNCQYQLFDKWLETASLANIASVFTDPETKEWKAHGDPTEIAIQVFATRMDLPRHVLTGERDDMDEDEIMSSVSLSEKDATAANAKFRHAAEFPFDSTIKRMSSVYESRDYKTYEIYTKGAFESVLNCCTHWYGRDPNTATVMTDADVDTIKENIDSMSSEGLRVLAFANKSYPKSDVNEEKLQKILKERDYAETGLTFLGLIGIYDPPREETAGAVKKFHQAGINVRMLTGDFPGTAKAIAQEVGILPTNLYHYSKEVVDIMVMTGKQFDNLSEDEIDNLPVLPLVIARCSPQTKVRMIEALHRREKFCAMTGDGVNDSPSLKMANVGIAMGINGSDVAKDASDIVLSDDNFASILNAVEEGRRMSDNIQKFVLQLLAENVAQALYLIVGLAFQDKEGKSVFPLAPVEVLWIIVVTSCFPAMGLGLEKAAHDLMDRPPNDSKAGIFTWEIIVDMFVYGVWMAASCMATFVTIIYGRDHGNLGQNCNRDYSESCHDVFRARSAAFATMTWCALILAWEVIDLRRSFFRMHPDTDAPVKQFFKDIYGNKFLFYSVVFGFASVFPVVYIPVINTDVFLHKPIGWEWGIAIAFSVCFWIGCELHKYFKRIYYRNKSRAINPENDLENKAGTHPFDAYSTSTTLQTEVVFNGKA; this comes from the coding sequence ATGACTAATGGTCAGATAGATTTTGAGTTTAGTGACTACCATGCTTTATCCGTTGAGGATACTTGCGCCAGACTTGTAACTGACTCCTCGAAAGGTATATCCCCGGAGGAGTTCCAGGCGAGGCTTGCCCAATGTGGTGAGAACTCCCTGGGCGATGACGCCAAGATCGATTACAAGGCGATGCTTATCCACCAGATTTGCAACGCGATGATTCTTGTCTTGATCATATCCATGATCATCTCCTTCGCTATCCGTGACTGGATCACGGGTGGTGTCATTTGTTTCGTTATCGGGATCAACGTCATCATCGGCTTGATCCAGGAATACAAGGCCTCGAAGACCATGAACGCTCTTAGAGCACTGTCGTCACCAAATGCGCATGTCATCAGGAATGGCAATAGCGAGGTTGTTGACTCGACAGACGTGGTCCCTGGTGATTTGGTTGTGGTCAAAGTCGGTGATACCATTCCAGCCGATTTGAGGTTGGTCTCCCAACAGAATTTTGAAACTGACGAAGCGCTATTGACCGGTGAATCTCTACCGGTATCCAAGGACGCTAACGAGATTTTTGACGATGAAACACCAGTAGGTGACAGAATCAACTTGGCATTCTCCTCTTCCACTGTCGTTAAAGGTAGAGCTCAAGGTATTGCAATCAAAACGGGTTTGAACACTGAAATTGGTAAGATCGCTAAGTCATTGAGAGGTGGCAACGAGCTGATTTCCCGTGATCCAGCTAAGACTTGGTACCAAAACGCATGGATCTCCACTAAGAGAACTGTAGGCGCATTCTTGGGTACTACTCAGGGTACACCATTACACAGAAAGCTATCTAAGCTGGCTGTTTTGTTGTTCTGGATCGCTGTTGTCTTCGCTATCGTCGTGATGGCATCTCAGAAATTTGATGTGGACAGAGGTGTAGCTATCTATGCTGTCTGTGTTGCCTTGTCTATGATCCCTTCATCGCTGGTCGTTGTTTTGACAATCACAATGTCTGTTGGTGCCGCCGTTATGGCTTCAAGAAATGTGATTATTAGAAAACTAGATTCCTTGGAAGCCCTAGGTGCTGTTAACGACATTTGTTCAGATAAAACCGGTACTTTGACTCAGGGTAAAATGATCGCTAAGCAAATTTGGGTCCCTAAGTTTGGTACTTTACAAGTCGTTGGATCAAATGAACCTTTGAACCCAGAGAAAGGtgatattaattttattccAAACTTATCTCCTTATGAATATTCACATAATGAAACAGAAGATGTCGGTATTATGCAAAATTTCAAGGATAAGTACGAAGGTAAAAGTATTCCCGGTAACTGCCAATACCAACTGTTTGATAAATGGTTAGAGACTGCATCATTAGCTAACATTGCATCTGTTTTCACTGATCCAGAGACTAAGGAATGGAAGGCTCATGGTGACCCAACTGAGATTGCCATTCAAGTTTTTGCTACTCGTATGGATTTGCCAAGACATGTACTAACTGGTGAAAGAGATGAcatggatgaagatgaaattatGTCTAGTGTCTCATTATCTGAAAAAGATGCAACTGCCGCTAACGCTAAGTTTAGGCATGCTGCTGAATTTCCTTTCGATTCCACTATCAAGAGGATGTCTTCTGTTTATGAAAGCCGTGATTATAAGACCTACGAGATTTACACTAAAGGTGCTTTTGAAAGTGTATTGAACTGCTGTACTCACTGGTATGGTAGGGATCCAAATACTGCAACTGTTATGACTGATGCAGATGTTGATAccatcaaagaaaatattgacTCCATGTCTTCAGAAGGTTTAAGAGTCCTTGCGTTTGCCAACAAAAGCTACCCAAAAAGTGATGTCAACGAAGAAAAGCTTCAAAAGAttttaaaagaaagagattatGCTGAGACTGGTTTAACATTTTTGGGATTAATTGGTATCTACGATCCACCTAGAGAAGAAACCGCTGGTGCAGTGAAAAAGTTTCACCAAGCTGGTATCAATGTTAGAATGTTAACTGGTGATTTCCCAGGTACTGCCAAAGCCATCGCTCAAGAAGTCGGAATCTTGCCAACTAATCTTTATCATTACTCAAAAGAAGTCGTTGATATTATGGTTATGACTGGTAAGCAATTTGATAACCTCTCcgaagatgaaattgataatttGCCTGTCCTTCCGTTGGTTATAGCACGTTGCTCTCCACAAACAAAAGTTAGAATGATTGAGGCACTTCACCGTAGAGAAAAATTTTGTGCTATGACTGGTGACGGTGTTAACGACTCACCATCTTTGAAGATGGCGAATGTTGGTATTGCAATGGGTATTAATGGTTCAGATGTTGCTAAGGATGCTTCCGATATTGTTTTAAGTGATGATAATTTTGCATCCATATTAAATGctgttgaagaaggtaGAAGAATGAGTGATAATATTCAGAAGTTTGTATTGCAATTATTAGCGGAAAATGTTGCACAAGCATTGTATTTGATTGTCGGTTTGGCATTCCAGGATAAGGAAGGTAAGTCTGTCTTCCCCTTAGCACCTGTTGAAGTTTTATGGATCATTGTGGTCACTTCATGTTTCCCAGCAATGGGTCTGGGTCTGGAAAAGGCAGCTCATGACTTGATGGATAGACCACCAAATGACTCTAAGGCAGGTATTTTCACTTGGGAGATTATTGTTGACATGTTTGTTTATGGTGTATGGATGGCTGCTAGCTGTATGGCCACCTTTGTTACAATCATCTATGGTAGAGATCATGGAAACTTGGGACAAAACTGTAACAGAGACTACAGTGAGTCATGTCATGACGTTTTTAGAGCAAGATCAGCCGCTTTTGCTACAATGACATGGTGTGCTTTAATCCTGGCTTGGGAGGTAATCGATCTACGTAGATCATTCTTCAGAATGCACCCAGATACAGATGCCCCTGTTaagcaatttttcaaagatatttaCGGCAACAAGTTCTTGTTCTATTCAGTTGTATTTGGCTTCGCTTCTGTTTTCCCTGTCGTTTATATTCCTGTCATCAATACGGATGTGTTCCTACATAAGCCAATCGGCTGGGAGTGGGGTATTGCTATCGCATTCTCGGTTTGTTTCTGGATTGGTTGTGAATTGCACAAATATTTCAagagaatatattatagaaaCAAATCCAGAGCTATCAACCCAGAAAATGATTTGGAAAACAAGGCTGGTACTCATCCATTTGATGCTTATAGTACTTCTACCACGTTACAAACAGAAGTTGTTTTCAATGGTAAGGCTTAA
- the RSM10 gene encoding mitochondrial 37S ribosomal protein uS10m (CAGL0K12056g~Ortholog(s) have structural constituent of ribosome activity and mitochondrial small ribosomal subunit localization), which translates to MLRTSVRSPLLYRCLSKRFQSTAVPLSSKAVQNDLELTPKQQTNSSTTTSTNIPPQLPVNVEALYYAPLKNPVTHGHLVADLQLRAYDNENLDFFCDFILRAGYYLGLPMTGPKPLPTRRERWTVIRSPFVHAKSKENFERHTHKRLIRVWDSNPEVVQMLVDYITKNSIAGVGLKCTTYQRTTVDAKSGKISDAIEEINSTHNINPSLKENEEIGAKVVELLNTPTFKKYLEEK; encoded by the coding sequence ATGCTGAGAACCAGTGTGAGGTCTCCGCTACTGTACAGATGTCTATCCAAGAGGTTTCAAAGCACTGCTGTGCCATTATCTTCGAAAGCAGTGCAGAATGATTTAGAATTGACTCCAAAGCAACAGACTAACAGTTCGACGACAACGTCAACTAATATACCTCCGCAACTTCCAGTTAATGTCGAGGCGTTGTACTACGCTCCGTTAAAGAACCCAGTCACACATGGTCACCTGGTAGCAGACTTGCAACTGCGTGCCTATGACAATGAAAATTTGGATTTCTTCTGCGATTTCATACTGAGAGCGGGATACTACTTGGGCTTGCCTATGACTGGGCCAAAACCTTTGCCAACCAGGCGTGAAAGGTGGACTGTGATACGATCCCCTTTCGTACATGCCAAGTCCAAGGAGAACTTCGAAAGGCACACCCATAAGCGGCTGATCAGGGTGTGGGACTCCAACCCAGAGGTTGTACAGATGCTTGTGGACTATATCACTAAGAACTCCATCGCCGGTGTAGGGTTGAAATGTACTACTTATCAGAGAACTACAGTCGACGCAAAAAGTGGGAAAATATCGGAtgcaattgaagaaattaacTCGACACACAACATAAACCCATCTCTGAAAGAAAACGAGGAGATCGGTGCTAAAGTTGTGGAACTCCTAAACACCCCAACCTTTAAAAAGTATCTGGAAGAGAAATAG
- the NRG1 gene encoding transcriptional regulator NRG1 (CAGL0K12078g~Ortholog(s) have RNA polymerase II core promoter proximal region sequence-specific DNA binding, RNA polymerase II repressing transcription factor binding and transcriptional repressor activity, more), producing the protein MLHARIENPDVMASPIYYQKPLSPALTIDSIRITQSSPLSTAALGRHASFSSASSSIGTPYYGTNHVSPTSNSRLDYFFETRHQASAYFQLSPIQRQHCTLIPSLERKSSVEDSLIHKLNRNTLEYFSKPVSHGSPSNLSPTEIPMHHDVQSNYTTLPVIHTTKCTSNCCSNGVSEGNLAAPSYFIQQPVSIVCNDYGKTNIPNIIHRPGSNSSDNSISDIRTSQRPSARPSISSISSDVSSNFKINERLTSAQSATPVPVKENISQAQLEEDSLNSDEILSLTKIAKEATAMVTLASSVPLESDTQHLNVGRSEKEGIPNYVRSRSLSVLSSAGVSLPSSQPQKPKTKRSKSLTVPSKTKISASPQKHKKHGQSRKSKLQQKKHSISSLCNSDDIELRRKYLCKVCGKGFTTSGHLARHNRIHTGEKRHVCPYEGCGQRFNRHDNCLQHYKTHLKRLKEYMV; encoded by the coding sequence ATGCTGCATGCAAGAATTGAGAATCCTGATGTCATGGCATCACCTATCTATTATCAAAAGCCTCTATCACCTGCTCTAACAATAGACTCGATTAGAATAACACAGTCAAGCCCGCTTTCAACAGCTGCCCTGGGTAGACACGCTTCATTTTCGTCAGCTTCCTCTTCAATTGGCACCCCTTATTATGGTACAAATCATGTTTCACCTACGTCGAATAGTAGACtagattatttttttgagacAAGACATCAAGCTAGTGCATACTTTCAATTGTCCCCAATACAGAGACAACATTGTACATTGATTCCGTCACTGGAAAGGAAGAGTAGTGTTGAAGACTCTTTAATCCATAAACTAAACAGGAACACCTTAGAATATTTCTCCAAGCCAGTCTCTCATGGATCGCCATCAAACTTGTCGCCCACGGAGATCCCAATGCATCATGACGTACAATCTAATTATACGACTTTGCCGGTCATTCATACAACTAAATGCACATCAAATTGTTGTAGTAACGGTGTTAGTGAAGGCAATTTAGCTGCTCCTAGCTATTTCATTCAGCAGCCTGTCTCTATTGTTTGTAATGACTATGGGAAGACAAATATTCCAAATATCATACATCGGCCAGGTTCTAATTCCTCGGACAATTCAATATCTGATATAAGAACTTCTCAAAGACCAAGTGCAAGGCCTTCTATTTCATCTATTTCATCTGATGTATCATCTAACTTCAAGATCAATGAACGATTAACTAGTGCACAGTCGGCAACACCTGTTCCCGTTAAAGAAAACATTAGTCAAGCgcaattggaagaagatagTTTGAATTCTGATGAAATTTTAAGTCTCACcaaaattgcaaaagaaGCAACCGCTATGGTCACTCTCGCTTCCTCGGTACCATTGGAAAGTGATACCCAGCATCTAAATGTCGGTAGATCCGAGAAAGAGGGGATTCCCAATTATGTTCGATCACGGTCATTGTCTGTTCTGTCAAGTGCTGGTGTATCTTTGCCATCCTCTCAGCCACAGAAGCCAAAGACAAAACGTTCAAAATCGCTAACAGTGCCTTCCAAAACCAAGATTTCAGCTAGTCCTCAAAAACACAAGAAGCATGGCCAGTCAAGGAAGAGTAAATTACAGCAAAAGAAGCATTCCATATCTTCCTTGTGCAATTCAGATGATATTGAGTTGCGCCGCAAGTACCTTTGCAAAGTTTGTGGAAAGGGATTTACGACATCAGGTCATTTGGCAAGGCACAATAGAATTCATACTGGCGAAAAACGCCATGTGTGTCCATATGAGGGCTGTGGTCAAAGATTTAACCGTCATGATAATTGCTTGCAACACTATAAGACACATTTGAAGAGATTGAAAGAATACATGGTGTGA